The following are encoded together in the Bos mutus isolate GX-2022 chromosome 3, NWIPB_WYAK_1.1, whole genome shotgun sequence genome:
- the H3C15 gene encoding histone H3.2, which produces MARTKQTARKSTGGKAPRKQLATKAARKSAPATGGVKKPHRYRPGTVALREIRRYQKSTELLIRKLPFQRLVREIAQDFKTDLRFQSSAVMALQEASEAYLVGLFEDTNLCAIHAKRVTIMPKDIQLARRIRGERA; this is translated from the coding sequence ATGGCTCGTACAAAGCAGACTGCCCGCAAGTCGACCGGTGGCAAGGCCCCGCGGAAGCAGCTGGCCACCAAGGCGGCTCGCAAGAGCGCGCCGGCCACGGGCGGCGTCAAGAAGCCGCATCGCTACCGGCCGGGTACCGTGGCCCTGCGGGAGATCCGGCGCTACCAGAAGTCGACCGAGCTGCTGATCCGCAAGCTGCCGTTCCAGCGGCTGGTGCGCGAGATCGCGCAGGACTTCAAGACGGACCTGCGCTTCCAGAGCTCGGCCGTGATGGCGCTGCAGGAGGCGAGCGAGGCCTACCTGGTGGGGCTGTTTGAAGACACGAACCTGTGCGCCATCCACGCCAAGCGCGTGACCATCATGCCCAAAGACATCCAGCTGGCTCGCCGCATCCGCGGGGAGCGGGCTTAA
- the H2AC19 gene encoding histone H2A type 2-A — MSGRGKQGGKARAKAKSRSSRAGLQFPVGRVHRLLRKGNYAERVGAGAPVYMAAVLEYLTAEILELAGNAARDNKKTRIIPRHLQLAIRNDEELNKLLGKVTIAQGGVLPNIQAVLLPKKTESHHKAKGK, encoded by the coding sequence ATGTCTGGTCGTGGCAAGCAAGGCGGCAAGGCCCGCGCCAAGGCCAAGTCGCGCTCGTCTCGCGCAGGCTTGCAGTTCCCGGTGGGGCGGGTGCACCGCCTGCTGCGCAAAGGCAACTACGCTGAGCGGGTGGGGGCCGGCGCGCCCGTCTACATGGCGGCGGTCTTGGAGTACCTGACCGCCGAAATCCTGGAGCTGGCGGGCAATGCGGCGCGAGACAACAAGAAGACGCGCATCATCCCTCGTCACCTGCAGCTGGCCATCCGCAACGACGAGGAGCTGAACAAGCTGTTGGGCAAGGTCACCATCGCCCAGGGCGGCGTTTTGCCCAATATCCAGGCCGTATTGCTCCCGAAGAAGACTGAGAGCCACCACAAGGCAAAGGGCAAGTGA
- the LOC102279335 gene encoding histone H2B type 1-C/E/F/G/I, whose protein sequence is MPEPAKSAPAPKKGSKKAVTKAQKKDGKKRKRSRKESYSVYVYKVLKQVHPDTGISSKAMGIMNSFVNDIFERIAGEASRLAHYNKRSTITSREIQTAVRLLLPGELAKHAVSEGTKAVTKYTSSK, encoded by the coding sequence ATGCCCGAGCCGGCAAAATCCGCTCCCGCGCCCAAAAAGGGCTCCAAGAAAGCCGTCACCAAAGCCCAGAAAAAGGACGGCAAGAAGCGCAAGCGCAGCCGCAAGGAGAGCTATTCCGTCTACGTGTACAAGGTGTTGAAACAGGTGCACCCGGACACCGGCATCTCGTCCAAAGCCATGGGCATCATGAACTCGTTTGTCAACGACATCTTCGAGCGCATCGCGGGCGAAGCGTCGCGCTTGGCGCATTACAACAAGCGCTCGACCATCACGTCCCGGGAGATCCAGACGGCCGTGCGACTTCTGCTGCCCGGCGAGCTGGCCAAGCACGCCGTGTCCGAGGGCACCAAGGCGGTCACCAAGTACACCAGCTCCAAGTGA